A window of the Tiliqua scincoides isolate rTilSci1 chromosome 5, rTilSci1.hap2, whole genome shotgun sequence genome harbors these coding sequences:
- the LOC136653857 gene encoding olfactory receptor 4Q3-like translates to MNGSIITEFVFLDFSCSRSAWFILLTLVLTCYITILLGNMLIMVTVWTEPKLFQCPMYLFLANLSLLDMTLGSVASPKLVTDLLNSGRTISFGGCMAQICSQHFFGGSEMFLLAVMAYDRYVAICHPLRYTTIMNRQHCFGLLIFCWIGGLIHGIFQVAVMALLPYCGANVLDNFYCDITQLIKLACSETYVDEILLIVSDGLLLVPSLLALLVSYAIILATICGRFGKDGSKALSTCSSHLTVVGLFFGPCIFVYLKPSSYSQVDKMASVFYMVVTPALNPLIYTLRNQEVKRAIGKLKNKCQCLLLLQRE, encoded by the coding sequence ATGAATGGGTCCATCATTACAGAGTTTGTCTTCCTGGACTTCTCCTGCTCTCGCTCTGCTTGGTTCATCCTTTTAACTCTGGTCTTGACCTGCTACATCACCATCCTTCTGGGAAACATGCTTATCATGGTGACGGTGTGGACTGAGCCCAAACTCTTTCAGTGCCCCATGTACTTGTTCCTGGCCAATCTGTCCCTCCTTGATATGACATTGGGCTCTGTAGCATCCCCAAAACTAGTGACTGACCTGTTGAACAGCGGCAGAACCATTTCTTTTGGAGGTTGCATGGCCCAGATATGTAGCCAACACTTTTTTGGTGGTTCAGAAATGTTCCTCCTTGCTGTCATGGCCTAcgatcgctatgtggccatctgccacccactgagaTACACAACTATCATGAACCGACAACATTGCTTCGGTCTCCTCATATTTTGCTGGATAGGGGGACTCATTCATGGCATTTTCCAGGTAGCAGTCATGGCCCTACTACCATATTGTGGAGCGAATGTGTTAGATAATTTCTATTGTGACATCACACAGTTGATCAAGCTGGCCTGTTCAGAAACCTATGTTGATGAAATACTCTTGATAGTCAGTGATGGCCTACTACTTGTACCCTCCCTTCTGGCCTTGCTGGTTTCATATGCCATCATCCTGGCCACCATCTGTGGCCGTTTTGGGAAGGATGGTAGTAAGGCTCTGTCCACCTGCAGTTCCCACCTGACAGTAGTTGGTCTTTTCTTTGGACCCTGTATCTTTGTGTATCTGAAGCCCTCCTCCTACTCCCAGGTGGACAAAATGGCCTCCGTGTTCTACATGGTGGTCACTCCTGCACTCAATCCTCTGATCTACACTCTGAGGAACCAAGAGGTGAAGAGAGCCATAGGGAAGTTGAAAAACAAGTGTCAATGCCTCCTGCTTCTTCAGAGGGAGTGA